The following DNA comes from Halofilum ochraceum.
GGCCGACTTCCCTGTGCTCGGCCCAACGCCCACCGATCGAATGGAGGGGTCGATGGCAACTGAATGGTTTGTTGGTTCACCTGCATCGCTGCCGTTCGTCGCGTTGAGCACCGCAGGCATGTACCTCACCGTGCTCGGGCTGGCGCGTTGGTCCGGCGTGCGCAGTTTTGCCGAGATGTCGACCTTCGATATCGCGGTCACAATCGCAATAGGGTCGTTGCTGGCGTCCTCGATTCTCAGCAGGGAACCGCCGCTGCTCCAGGGCATAGTAGCCGCTGCTTCCCTGTATGGGCTGCAACTGTGCGTTTCGCGTCTGCGTTGCGCATCGGAGCGATGGCGGCGCACCGTCGACAATGGCCCGATCCTGTTGATGGGGCCGGGTGGCGAAGTGCTTTGGGAGAACATGCGTATCGCTCGTATTACGGAAGATGATCTCCGGTGTCAGCTCCGCAAGGCCAATGTAATAGACCCCGCCCGCATCGAGGCCGTGGTTATGGAGGGCACCGGCAACGTCCATGTTCTGCACGGGCATGATGCGGCACCGGGACCAGGCGCATGGATTCTTCAGAACGTGCGGGATTACTCGGCACCTGGCCGATCGGGTTGACCAACGCCGATCCGTGAAATGCCAACTGCCGAATGCCGGTCACTGATCCGCGCCGGGTGGTCGATCGTTCCGATGCGGCAAACCGGAGGAGCAAACCGGGGGCGGTATGATCATTCCACCCAGTAAAGGTCCAGTGGCGGCAGGTCCAGGCGGACCTCGTACGGCCCCCGGTCGTTGCGGCCTCGATCCCAGCCCCCGGTGATCAGGGCGGTGCACTCCATGATCACCCGCTCGGGATATCGCTGGTTCCGGAGCCATTCACGATATTTGCGCGCATCCCCGCGGGCCAGATAACCGACGGTCGTCTTGTCAATATCGACCCGCACGGCGTTGCTGTCATTACGGTTCCGTTCTTCAAGCACGACCTCGGCCCGCCTTTCGAATTCGTGCCCGTCCGGGGTTCTGCCGCCGGCGATTCGGTCGAGCTCACGCTGATAATACCTCTCGCCGCTGACCGGTTGACCGAATTCTCCCAGGCGTTCGAGCTTGCGCCGGGGAACTTCCTGTGTTGACTTGAACAGACGGAATTTCATGAGTCCAATCCCCGTTGCCGGGTATGGCTGCTGTGCGTAGCTTGCAGCCAGGTGACCGGTACGCGGATACTGCACTGATACACCGACGCCGATCAAACATTGCTGACGTCGAGGTGGACACGCTTTAGCGATCAAGCGCCTCAAAACATAGTATCTTGTAAATAATATTCGGCGTATACATCGGTGTGTCCGGTACGGACGACTCCCCTGCAGTTCGACCGCCCGGTGAAGCCAGTCATGATGATAACCTGCAGGGAACGGCGTCGAAGGGATCGATCGTTCGAACCCTGCCCGGGGCGCCACGTGGTTGCGGCCAACGGGATTCCATGCGTCGCAGATCGAGCCTGCTGGAGCGTACCGCAGTGACGGAACCGGATCGTCCCCGAATTATCGCGCCCGCGCCGCTTTTCTATCTGCCGGCGTTCGTGCTCGTGACGGGAATGCACTGGTTCTGGCCGTTACCGATCGTGGATCACCCGGCGACACCATGGGTTGGGCGGGCGATTCTCTTTCCGGGTCTTGCCCTGCACCTGTGGGGCGTCTGGTCGATGAAGCGGCACCGGACGCCGATCAACCCCTGGCATCCCCCGAAGACGGTCGTATCCTCCGGCCCGTTCCGGATCTCGCGCAACCCGTTGTATGTCGGCCTCGATCTCGTCCTGCTTGGTCTTGTGCTGATCCTGAACAGCATCGCCGGTCTCGTCGTCATCCTGACGCTGTTCGCGATCGTGCATTTCGGCGTCATACTGCCCGAAGAGCGTTACCTTGAACGGAAATTCGGCGACACCTACAGCCGCTACCAGCGAATGGTGCGCCGCTATCTGTAATCCGGAGGCCTCGCGCCACTTACCATCAATCGATCGCCGTAGTGACGGAGTCTGACCGATGTCACCGTTATCGTCTGGCCCATCCGTGAGTGATGCGCACTACAACCGCAATGGCGCACTCAAAAAAAAGATCTACGCGCGCGAACTGATCCGGCTGCAGATCGAGCTCGGAAAGCTCCAGCGCCATATCGCGGAACAGGGTCTAAGGGTCGTGGTACTGTTCGAAGGCAGGGATGCCGCCGGT
Coding sequences within:
- a CDS encoding DUF421 domain-containing protein is translated as MATEWFVGSPASLPFVALSTAGMYLTVLGLARWSGVRSFAEMSTFDIAVTIAIGSLLASSILSREPPLLQGIVAAASLYGLQLCVSRLRCASERWRRTVDNGPILLMGPGGEVLWENMRIARITEDDLRCQLRKANVIDPARIEAVVMEGTGNVHVLHGHDAAPGPGAWILQNVRDYSAPGRSG
- a CDS encoding methyltransferase family protein; this translates as MRRRSSLLERTAVTEPDRPRIIAPAPLFYLPAFVLVTGMHWFWPLPIVDHPATPWVGRAILFPGLALHLWGVWSMKRHRTPINPWHPPKTVVSSGPFRISRNPLYVGLDLVLLGLVLILNSIAGLVVILTLFAIVHFGVILPEERYLERKFGDTYSRYQRMVRRYL